The Coccidioides posadasii str. Silveira chromosome 3, complete sequence genome contains a region encoding:
- the MDR4 gene encoding ABC multidrug transporter mdr4 (EggNog:ENOG410PJUU~COG:Q~TransMembrane:12 (i69-93o126-147i198-217o223-244i300-323o343-360i770-796o816-843i895-915o921-940i1002-1022o1034-1056i)~BUSCO:496at33183), with protein sequence MAMAPETPNRGSKTGPRGCVTQSRDEALPEKSSVIEPRKWRFLPTKKGMNQTFGYFRLLFSSQPKKLDVCLIIIGTLAAIGAGIPFPLLGILFGELVDDLNASTCDNQRESPQQLQSGINTKVLQVIYVSIGNFVCMYIHTGCWSLVGERLVRRLRTRYFRSLLKQEAAYMDKLPSGDVTSRLVSDIEIIQAGTSEKVGLFIGTISYCVAAFIVAFLKVPVIAAMLLSVIPVYFLMAFGGGHYLKKYTKRINVHVDAATSIASSSLSHMGLVHAFNANTRLELLFSQHLFKARLDALKKAVTHASQVGLLYFVAYASNALAFWKGSRLIADLADGKNTNVSVGAVYTVIFVLLDASFILSQMAPFLHIFAAAASAASCLMETIERQSEIDGTSSDGVRTVSFSSDEIEFRDVKFSYPARPDVPVLQGVSFKIPPNKHTAIVGPSGSGKSTTVALIERFYDPCDGDVLIGGINLREINVRYLRGHIGLVQQEPSLLDRSILENIAHGLVSSSAEKHQHLIPKLLDSSLPRFAERIQGGASEHEAIAELGNEVGEIMILARKAATAANALEFIEALPHGFATKVGSTGGQLSGGQKQRIALARALVREPPLLLLDEATAALDSTSEQLIQAALSRISQSVTTVSIAHRLATAKDADNIVVVQHGRVVEQGTHMELVAQGGVYAGMVRLQNLNKFSAASSILSDFSQEFSNEPTLTVDEIANEKRDLEKGFADADGEDTKSPEKSNTVELKKGPKRRLFSTIKGCIPLIRPNLLHIALGLITSLVIGGSHSGEAVLFGHTVGSLNPCKGASSVRSSGELFGLLFFILALVELSATLINGSAFGWAAEKILYRARILSLRSLLSQPLSWHNSEGRTPRTLIAHVTSDATSLSNLTGTTIGILFSILANLISGIILSHIIAWKIAIVLLATIPVLLASGVLRLRILAQYQKRHQKAFAQATAITVEAVDNIRTVSAFCLEQEAYEVFKRALRAPYEATLKTVAHGNFWLSLAYSISNLVYALAYWWGGQQILSGTYSQTQFFIVLPALLFSAQSSGQMFALAPDVSKARIAAENIVGLLTTDPEEGRCGHNSNNAYEITGIFADENPSDVEGQLTTTSSKRSPQNESGMGVQFRDVHFSYPTRPDQIALDGLNLNILPGQFCALVGPSGSGKSTTFAVLEKFYNPTSGSVIVDGIDITKQRGTSFRDSIALVPQENVLFEGTVAFNIGLGARPGHEATQDEIEEACRLANIHETIMALPNGYQTTCSQEGKQFSGGQRQRLSIARALVRKPRLLLLDESTSALDVESEKQVQDSLAKIARRTTIVAIAHRLNTIHRADRIFFIEDGKCVEQGTHAELLERSSKYRANVIHQSLDT encoded by the exons ATGGCGATGGCACCGGAAACACCCAACCGTGGCTCCAAAACCGGTCCGCGGGGATGTGTTACTCAAAGCCGCGATGAGGCCTTGCCGGAGAAGTCATCGGTCATAGAG CCGAGAAAATGGAGATTCCTACCCACTAAGAAAGGAATGAATCAAACATTTGGTTACTTCCGGCTTCTATTTTCATCGCAGCCCAAAAAGCTCGACGTGTGCCTGATAATCATCGGAACTTTGGCGGCAATTGGCGCTGGTATTCCCTTCCCGCTGCTCGGTATTCTTTTTGGCGAGCTTGTGGACGACCTGAATGCCTCAACCTGCGACAACCAACGGGAAAGCCCGCAGCAATTACAGTCAGGAATCAACACAAAGGTTTTGCAGGTGATATATGTCTCTATCGGTAATTTCGTGTGCATGTATATCCACACCGGATGTTGGAGTTTAGTGGGAGAACGCCTCGTTCGCAGGTTACGAACTCGGTATTTTCGCAGCCTGCTGAAACAAGAAGCAGCGTATATGGACAAGCTACCTTCTGGAGATGTCACATCCCGACTTGTGAGCGATATTGAGATTATTCAAGCGGGTACCTCAGAGAAAGTCGGCCTATTCATCGGAACGATTTCTTACTGCGTTGCCGCATTCATCGTGGCTTTCCTTAAAGTTCCAGTGATTGCCGCAATGCTCTTGTCTGTGATTCCGGTCTACTTTCTCATGGCATTCGGAGGAGGACATTATTTAAAGAAATACACCAAGCGCATCAATGTTCACGTGGACGCTGCTACGTCTATCGCGTCTTCGAGCCTGTCCCACATGGGCCTTGTTCATGCCTTCAATGCAAATACCCGATTAGAGCTCCTCTTCTCTCAACACTTGTTCAAAGCACGACTTGATGCACTGAAGAAAGCTGTTACTCATGCCTCCCAAGTTGGCCTCCTCTATTTTGTTGCGTATGCATCCAATGCGCTTGCATTTTGGAAAGGGAGCAGATTGATTGCCGACCTCGCAGATGGGAAAAATACAAATGTGTCAGTCGGGGCAGTATATACTGTCATCTTTGTTCTCTTAGACG CTTCGTTTATACTGAGCCAAATGGCTCCTTTTCTCCATATTTTTGCCGCCGCAGCGTCCGCCGCTAGCTGCCTCATGGAAACAATCGAACGCCAATCTGAAATCGACGGCACATCGTCGGATGGAGTCAGAACTGTTTCCTTCTCTTCTGATGAGATTGAATTTCGAGACGTCAAGTTCTCGTATCCTGCTCGACCTGATGTCCCAGTTCTCCAAGGTGTGAGCTTCAAAATACCGCCAAATAAACACACTGCAATAGTTGGGCCTTCTGGTAGCGGAAAGTCGACTACTGTTGCCCTTATCGAGCGGTTTTACGATCCGTGTGATGGTGATGTGTTAATTGGAGGAATAAATCTACGCGAGATCAACGTCCGATATTTACGAGGCCATATTGGCTTGGTTCAACAAGAGCCATCTTTGCTTGACAGATCAATTCTGGAGAACATCGCACACGGTCTCGTAAgttcttcagcagagaaACACCAGCACCTTATTCCCAAACTTCTGGACTCTAGTCTTCCTCGATTCGCGGAGAGAATTCAAGGCGGAGCTTCTGAACACGAAGCTATAGCTGAGCTGGGGAATGAGGTCGGAGAAATCATGATCCTTGCTCGAAAGGCGGCCACTGCTGCCAATGCACTCGAATTTATTGAAGCTCTTCCACATGGGTTTGCTACAAAAGTCGGTAGCACGGGAGGGCAGTTGAGTGGAGGGCAAAAACAAAGGATAGCACTCGCGCGAGCACTTGTTCGAGAACCGCCACTACTTCTTTTGGATGAAGCAACTGCTGCACTCGATTCAACAAGTGAGCAGCTCATTCAAGCAGCCCTCTCTAGAATATCCCAGAGTGTTACAACCGTGTCGATAGCTCACCGATTGGCGACTGCCAAGGATGCGGATAATATCGTTGTTGTCCAGCATGGGCGGGTGGTTGAACAAGGCACTCATATGGAATTAGTCGCTCAAGGTGGGGTATATGCGGGCATGGTGCGGTTGCAAAATCTCAACAAATTCAGCGCTGCGAGCTCTATTCTTAGCGATTTTAGTCAAGAGTTCTCTAACGAGCCTACCTTGACTGTCGATGAAATAGCCAACGAGAAGCGGGATTTGGAAAAAGGGTTCGCTGATGCTGATGGAGAGGACACGAAATCTCCCGAGAAATCTAACACTGTTGAACTGAAGAAAGGTCCCAAGCGACGCTTGTTTAGCACCATTAAAGGATGCATTCCGTTAATCCGCCCGAATCTATTACATATTGCCTTAGGTCTAATAACTTCCTTGGTGATTGGCGGAAGTCACTCCGGCGAGGCTGTTTTATTTGGCCACACTGTAGGCAGCCTTAACCCCTGCAAAGGCGCATCCAGCGTTCGCTCAAGCGGAGAGCTTTTCGgtctcttattttttatccTTGCCTTAGTCGAGCTCTCTGCAACGCTGATTAACGGGTCTGCATTCGGGTGGGCTGCGGAAAAGATTCTATATCGGGCCCGCATACTTTCCCTTCGATCACTACTCAGTCAACCGCTCTCGTGGCATAATTCAGAGGGAAGAACCCCCAGAACGCTAATAGCACATGTTACTAGCGATGCTACCTCACTGAGCAATCTTACCGGTACAACAATCGGTATATTATTCTCGATTTTGGCAAACCTAATAAGTGGTATTATTCTTTCCCACATTATTGCCTGGAAAATTGCCATTGTTCTCCTTGCCACTATTCCAGTCCTGCTTGCATCAGGGGTTCTTCGCCTCCGTATTTTAGCTCAATATCAAAAAAGACACCAAAAGGCATTCGCGCAAGCGACAGCCATTACAGTGGAAGCAGTGGACAACATCAGAACGGTCTCTGCTTTCTGTCTGGAACAAGAGGCCTATGAGGTGTTTAAGAGGGCGTTACGTGCGCCATATGAAGCGACCTTGAAGACTGTTGCTCATGGAAACTTTTGGCTTTCTCTTGCATATAGTATCAGCAACCTGGTGTATGCGCTCGCATATTGGTGGGGAGGACAACAAATATTGTCAGGGACCTATTCGCAGACGCAATTTTTCATAGTCCTTCCAGCACTTCTGTTTAGCGCTCAGTCATCTGGGCAGATGTTTGCGCTGGCTCCGGATGTGTCCAAAGCTCGAATCGCCGCTGAGAATATTGTTGGTTTGCTTACCACAGACCCGGAAGAAGGGAGGTGTGGACACAACAGTAATAACGCCTACGAGATAACCGGCATTTTTGCGGATGAAAATCCCTCCGACGTTGAAGGCCAGCTCACAACTACGTCATCTAAGCGATCGCCGCAAAATGAAAGTGGGATGGGTGTACAGTTCCGGGACGTGCACTTTTCATATCCGACTAGGCCTGACCAGATCGCCCTTGATGGGTTAAACCTAAACATTCTCCCGGGTCAATTCTGCGCTCTGGTCGGACCTAGCGGTTCAGGTAAATCAACGACATTTGCTGTTTTAGAGAAGTTCTATAATCCAACATCTGGATCAGTTATCGTGGACGGAATAGATATCACAAAGCAAAGAGGGACATCATTCCGAGACAGTATAGCCCTTGTTCCCCAGGAAAACGTGCTATTCGAAGGAACTGTGGCGTTCAATATTGGTCTTGGTGCCCGTCCTGGCCATGAAGCTACCCAAGATGAAATTGAGGAAGCATGCCGCCTGGCAAATATCCATGAAACGATCATGGCTCTACCAAACGGGTATCAAACGACTTGCAGCCAGGAAGGAAAGCAATTTTCTGGCGGACAGCGTCAGCGGCTATCCATTGCACGCGCGCTTGTCCGCAAACCCCGACTCCTACTGCTCGATGAATCGACCAGTGCGTTGGATGTCGAATCGGAGAAACAGGTGCAAGATTCTCTTGCAAAGATTGCCCGACGGACAACGATAGTGGCGATTGCGCATAGGTTGAATACGATCCATCGGGCCGATAGGATTTTCTTCATTGAGGATGGGAAATGTGTGGAACAGGGGACTCATGCTGAGCTGCTAGAACGCAGCTCAAAGTATCGGGCAAATGTCATCCACCAGTCACTTGACACATAA
- a CDS encoding uncharacterized protein (EggNog:ENOG410PGG3~COG:J~BUSCO:6176at33183): protein MSSHIPSDFRPCVRLPEPYNGTYELHETTPASSTVPTFNLRLSSDSDQNHLPPETLHHDTLQFTEFSRVDADSVPLENNSPWARAKRSPSAVIQWEGSVAPTIGNIWLVMYMAITCCPDLEVFRLKFSGEQALELVQQLKSVGLAIEHPPPSAPPGKPIPVSHDHKDFVVISRSAFWQGAGSPFGARPFWVVGSGNGSLAGSSYPIRPLDYTMTTKFPDARVYARHPIRPAKPIPGSTIYARYIPHLRETFSMVALDWQNEEHVNYFHVWQNDPRVAQSWNETGTLEQHREYLRKMHEDEHQFAVLGKFDDNYFAYFEIYWAKEDHVGAYYDAGDYDRGRHFLVGDSRFRGPHRVKAWHTSLTHYMFLDEPRTTLVVGEPRATGTKVLGYDQANGYYIDKWIDLPHKRAALIKCTRERFFQLCPFHYENFS from the exons ATGTCATCACATATACCTTCTGACTTTCGCCCCTGCGTGCGGCTCCCTGAACCATACAACGGCACCTACGAACTTCACGAGACCACGCCCGCAAGCTCGACCGTGCCAACATTCAACCTTCGGCTATCATCAGATTCAGACCAGAATCATCTTCCACCCGAAACTCTTCATCATGACACTCTCCAATTCACCGAGTTTTCAAGAGTCGATGCAGACTCAGTTCCGCTGGAGAATAATTCCCCCTGGGCTCGAGCTAAGCGAAGCCCATCCGCGGTGATTCAATGGGAGGGCTCAGTCGCCCCTACAATCGGCAATATCTGGCTTGTCATGTATATGGCTATTACATGCTGCCCTGATCTCGAAGTCTTCAGATTGAAGTTCTCAGGGGAACAGGCTTTGGAACTAGTCCAGCAGCTTAAGTCGGTCGGCCTGGCCATCGAACATCCTCCCCCGTCCGCTCCTCCAGGCAAACCAATCCCGGTTTCCCACGACCACAAGGACTTCGTCGTGATCTCTAGGAGTGCATTCTGGCAAGGAGCCGGCTCTCCGTTTGGAGCAAGACCATTTTGGGTGGTAGGGTCTGGGAACGGCAGCCTCGCCGGCTCTTCGTACCCTATCCGTCCTTTGGATTATACTATGACAACTAAGTTCCCTGATGCGCGAGTTTACGCACGTCACCCCATCAGACCAGCCAAGCCGATCCCTGGGTCAACAATATACGCTCGTTACATCCCTCATTTAAGGGAGACCTTTTCAATGGTTGCGCTCGACTGGCAAAATGAAGAACACGTCAATTATTTCCACGTCTGGCAAAATGATCCGCGCGTTGCACAAAGCTGGAACGAGACGGGAACTCTAGAGCAGCATCGAGAGTATCTTCGGAAAATGCATGAAGACGAGCACCAGTTTGCTGTTCTTGGAAAATTTGATGATAATTATTTTGCTTATTTCGAAATTTATTGGGCAAAG GAGGATCACGTTGGAGCGTATTATGATGCGGGAGATTATGACAGAGGTCGCCATTTTCTGGTTGGAGACTCGAGGTTCCGTGGCCCACACCGGGTCAAGGCCTGGCACACGAGCTTGACGCACTATATGTTTCTTGATGAACCCCGAACCACCTTGGTAGTCGGTGAACCCAGAGCCACAGGGACTAAAGTCCTCGGATACGATCAAGCAAACGGCTACTACATTGACAAATGGATCGACCTGCCTCATAAACGTGCTGCATTGATCAAATGCACCCGCGAGCGGTTTTTCCAGCTCTGTCCATTTCATTACGAAAACTTTAGTTAG
- a CDS encoding uncharacterized protein (EggNog:ENOG410PSA8~COG:S): MECCHTLEAAKEVSGIVARGLLKNIMKKWGLLTDVEPSGDSNNGEKREAAAPMEENNPLLPAPGQGAMQIQATQMERDLSSVMDGVLGF, translated from the coding sequence ATGGAGTGCTGTCACACTTTGGAAGCGGCAAAGGAAGTGAGTGGAATCGTAGCACGAGGCTTACTCAAGAATATAATGAAGAAGTGGGGTCTGTTGACGGATGTAGAACCCAGTGGTGACAGTAACAACGGAGAGAAACGGGAGGCAGCGGCCCCAATGGAAGAAAACAATCCATTGCTTCCTGCTCCAGGGCAAGGAGCCATGCAGATTCAAGCCACCCAGATGGAACGGGACCTTTCCTCCGTCATGGATGGAGTTCTGGGATTTTAA
- the STU1 gene encoding suppressor of tub2 mutation (EggNog:ENOG410PJNX~COG:Z~BUSCO:742at33183), translating into MDARATELLATLRNGNVSVDVKTTTLAKLKSEIKQKHVPDAAISPLFESFRLAIASQHYSLSSAGFSALGHLLKRLTLQEQHEAIALQGRATYQLLLERLGDHKERIRSQAAQAFTDFWPAASADVEHHVLGAALIGKNARAKETSMVWLAKMTREYGLLFRIYVPALVTCLEDADGVVRDTAKSTVIELFQSAPPRAISDLKKQLIQNNVRKSIATSILSSLGANIVADSETSSSFQSQSRSDITRPATSFSHRREEVPRSQSVLSMRSHSNADVHNIPKIDAAFKSQSKPTRSGHSSKDPTLSHTASSESLPAPRQDTTDGEGFEPLYINSHREFDDSIREMLPHFEGKESEQNWILREKSIMTLRRLTKGNAPHDYQQYYLAGIKSVLDGILKTANSLRTTLSAAGCYLLQDIARTCGPAIDPMVEILLQSLIKLSAALKKITAQNGNVTVDVIIGNVSYTARILQHIWGACQDKNVQPRQFATGWIKTIIIRQGKHKGSIEHSGGLDLIEKCIKKGLGDPNPGVRESMRGTFWAFYSVWPERADVIMSALEQKSKNLLERDPNNPHRGVASQSFDDSRGSQPHSTKSSLKEAINAQKKARLAASSNVPSRPESAQSSFPDPKSGRPAPRRPTGTSTIRVPTGEKLSQSASLSSAPMRPASRPRRPELVRPATADPYSSRRSAAPTAQSKASSPSDSPQKSKSKLMTTPRSRNTLARPKSRMDNAANVTNDKQRADPAATLAPKMRRRGPSEPDVVSAAARARIAILSPSRTEGDFSVASSQVKIDHKAEEAFQGTPTRGIENGTPLPASPLRSPLKGAFGTPTRNRKSSDGAPPSRIPISPSYSSRRSSEEPMLPRTPLDSRRSRGESDGAASQIPAPVDQSPIIDAINSQAPGILKVYEDPQSPHSKHSIVLGDTVPKTPGSQAKVMPLEELPLNESTTVPNRKHNQLPEHTPLLQPSPILTPSSENSHRRWKKVEGSERRRSLSPRSKDPVKAQDMITRGLARIRTGALDVHGYRKFQNLIKYHESISKDDTKYEDILMALLEALEKPDGDKGAPSGRSLDLKTQVLVTIRLMLVINREAFAAFYPRVMTAIITARKQYELTNHIVSGLEETAEDIVSACNPPQVIDAILDLLETEERSFESYRMVAMGSYILSGLLRRLNNQKLYLSQAELERLGKFANENLRSTQPDVRRAIIDFCPELYDMVQSEDAFWSMVNSSVEDFRPLLTYYIMRRPEKIG; encoded by the exons ATGGATGCAAGGGCAACGGAGCTTCTGGCGACGCTGCGAAACGGCAACGTTTCCGTCGATGTCAAAACCACCACTCTCGCGAAACTCAAATCAGAAATCAAGCAAAAGCATGTCCCAGACGCAGCTATCTCCCCCCTATTCGAATCGTTCCGACTAGCGATCGCTTCACAGCattattctctctcttcgGCCGGTTTTTCTGCACTTGGACATTTGCTGAAGCGCCTTACACTTCAAGAGCAACATGAAGCGATCGCGCTCCAAGGCCGTGCCACTTATCAGCTGCTGCTCGAAAGACTGGGCGATCACAAAGAACGAATACGATCTCAGGCTGCACAAGCCTTTACGGACTTTTGGCCAGCCGCCTCAGCTGACGTAGAGCATCATGTTCTCGGGGCGGCTTTGATCGGTAAAAATGCCAGGGCAAAAGAAACGAGCATGGTCTGGCTCGCGAAG ATGACACGCGAATATGGTCTGCTCTTCCGTATCTATGTGCCGGCCCTCGTTACTTGTCTCGAAGACGCGGACGGGGTCGTGAGAGACACGGCGAAGTCGACAGTGATAGAGCTATTTCA GAGTGCCCCGCCTCGAGCTATATCGGATCTGAAAAAGCAGCTCATCCAAAATAACGTGAGAAAGTCAATTGCGACCTCGATTCTTTCTAGCCTGGGTGCCAATATCGTTGCCGATTCCGAGACGTCTTCCTCATTTCAGTCGCAGTCAAGGTCCGATATTACTAGACCTGCTACCAGTTTTTCTCATCGCCGTGAGGAGGTACCGCGCTCGCAGTCCGTTCTTTCCATGCGCTCACACTCAAACGCTGATGTACACA ATATTCCTAAAATTGATGCCGCCTTCAAGAGTCAATCGAAGCCAACGAGGAGTGGTCATTCTAGCAAGGACCCAACTTTATCTCACACGGCTAGCTCTGAATCCCTTCCAGCACCACGCCAAGACACAACGGATGGGGAGGGGTTTGAGCCGCTTTATATTAATTCGCACCGGGAATTTGACGATAGTATTCGTGAGATGCTCCCTCATTTTGAAGGGAAAGAGTCGGAACAAAATTGGATCCTCCGTGAGAAGAGCATCATGACGCTTCGTAGATTGACCAAAGGCAATGCTCCACATGATTATCAACAGTATTATCTCGCGGGCATCAAAAGCGTGCTGGATGGAATCTTGAAGACTGCCAACTCGCTGCGTACAACCCTCTCAGCCGCGGGTTGCTATTTACTTCAAGACATTGCTCGGACTTGTGGTCCCGCCATTGATCCCATGGTCGAAATCCTCCTCCAAAGTCTGATCAAGCTCAGTGCTGCGCTTAAAAAGATCACCGCTCAAAATGGCAACGTTACGGTAGATGTTATCATTGGGAACGTCTCATACACCGCTCGAATTTTACAGCACATCTGGGGAGCATGCCAAGACAAAAATGTCCAGCCGCGCCAATTCGCAACAGGTTGGATTAAAACAATTATCATCCGACAAGGCAAGCACAAAGGGTCAATCGAGCATAGTGGAGGGCTGGATCTCATCGAAAAATGTATCAAGAAAGGCCTAGGTGACCCTAACCCAGGCGTAAGAGAGAGTATGCGTGGGACCTTTTGGGCTTTTTACAGCGTTTGGCCTGAAAGGGCCGATGT TATAATGTCTGCTTTGGAACAGAAATCGAAAAACCTTTTGGAACGGGATCCTAATAACCCCCACCGTGGCGTAGCCTCTCAATCCTTTGATGATTCTCGAGGAAGTCAGCCTCACTCTACGAAATCAAGTCTCAAAGAGGCCATTAATGCACAGAAGAAAGCCCGTTTAGCGGCATCAAGTAACGTTCCTTCTCGGCCTGAATCTGCACAGTCCTCGTTCCCCGACCCAAAGTCAGGCCGGCCTGCCCCTCGTAGGCCGACAGGCACTTCCACTATTCGTGTGCCAACAGGGGAAAAATTATCGCAAAGTGCATCTTTGTCATCAGCTCCCATGCGACCGGCATCTCGTCCCCGACGGCCAGAACTAGTAAGGCCTGCTACCGCCGATCCCTATTCTTCTCGCAGATCTGCCGCTCCTACCGCGCAATCCAAAGCGTCAAGCCCATCAGACAGCCCTCAGAAATCAAAGTCAAAATTAATGACAACTCCACGCTCGCGAAATACACTCGCTCGGCCTAAATCGAGAATGGACAACGCAGCAAATGTGACAAATGATAAGCAAAGAGCGGATCCAGCTGCGACGCTGGCACCCAAAATGCGCCGCAGGGGGCCTTCGGAGCCGGACGTTGTGTCGGCGGCTGCCAGAGCAAGAATCGCAATCCTGAGTCCTTCAAGGACGGAAGGGGACTTCAGCGTGGCCTCTTCCCAAGTTAAAATAGATCACAAGGCCGAAGAAGCTTTTCAGGGTACTCCTACTAGGGGAATTGAGAATGGCACGCCCTTGCCAGCGTCTCCGCTGCGTTCACCTCTGAAAGGAGCTTTTGGCACTCCTACTCGTAACCGTAAGTCGAGCGACGGAGCACCTCCCTCGCGAATTCCCATCTCGCCTTCATATAGTTCCCGAAGAAGTAGCGAGGAGCCAATGTTGCCTCGCACTCCTCTCGACAGCCGACGTTCAAGGGGCGAAAGTGATGGGGCTGCGTCACAAATTCCAGCTCCCGTTGACCAGTCCCCCATTATCGATGCTATAAATTCGCAAGCCCCAGGCATTTTGAAAGTTTACGAAGACCCCCAGTCTCCACATTCTAAACACTCTATCGTCCTAGGTGATACGGTTCCGAAAACGCCGGGGTCCCAGGCAAAGGTGATGCCGCTTGAAGAATTACCGCTCAACGAGTCTACAACTGTCCCTAACCGGAAGCACAACCAATTACCCGAGCACACCCCTTTGCTTCAACCTAGCCCAATCCTTACTCCATCCAGCGAAAATTCACACCGGCGATGGAAGAAAGTCGAAGGCTCCGAAAGACGAAGAAGCCTTAGTCCACGGTCAAAGGATCCTGTGAAAGCACAGGATATGATCACGCGTGGATTGGCTCGAATTCGCACAGGTGCCTTAGATGTTCATGGATATAGGAAATTCCAGAACCTCATCAAATATCATGAGTCTATATCCAAGGATGACACCAAATATGAAGACATCTTAATGGCACTATTGGAAGCGCTAGAAAAGCCAGATGGAGATAAAGGCGCTCCATCCGGTCGTTCTCTCGACCTCAAGACACAAGTGCTCGTTACCATCCGACTAATGCTTGTTATTAATCGGGAGGCGTTTGCAGCCTTTTATCCTAGAGTCATGACGGCCATAATCACAGCACGTAAACAATACGAATTGACTAACCATATTGTCAGTGGTTTGGAGGAGACAGCCGAAGACATTGTTAGCGCTTGCAACCCTCCGCAGGTCATAGACGCAATTTTAGACTTGCTCGAGACGGAAGAGAGATCTTTCGAAAGTTACAGGATGGTTGCTATGGGTAGCTACATCCTCAGTGGCCTGTTACGCAGACTAAATAACCAAAAACTATATCTTTCGCAAGCGGAACTAGAAAGACTCGGGAAATTTGCGAACGAAAACCTGAGGAGTACCCAGCCGGATGTCCGGCGAGCGATAATTGATTTCTGTCCGGAGCTGTACGATATGGTCCAGTCAGAAGATGCTTTTTGGTCCATGGTCAATTCGTCTGTGGAAGACTTCCGGCCGCTGTTGACGTACTACATCATGCGACGACCAGAGAAAATTGGGTGA
- a CDS encoding uncharacterized protein (EggNog:ENOG410PXC6~COG:S~BUSCO:11806at33183) has product MFAQSPIAQYDDQANKDNNRLIPHSKLPSPKLRLHLQDITHKSAKIFLECIPDPYAVLKSALSNIITYLYTSPSPETSQSSRPCKVHFKPCLPGTRSVTVIIRDFSGVAHTTSIDLDSDHKEIYFSLSYIAHAATFEDTRRELVGVLTHELVHCYQHTSPPDHDTAPYPPSGLIEGIADFVRLKAGLSPPHWTRPLCSSDLPGSWNQGYQHTAFFLEWIEDVKVGCGAIGMLNDRLFRTGYVGEGENAGTSTTKSFWKGLFGVPVLELWEDYGRYLDNKGGEC; this is encoded by the coding sequence ATGTTTGCGCAATCCCCAATTGCCCAATATGACGACCAAGCAAACAAGGATAATAACAGACTGATACCGCATTCCAAGCTTCCATCACCTAAACTTCGacttcatcttcaagatatcacTCATAAGTCCGCCAAAATTTTTCTTGAATGCATCCCCGATCCTTATGCGGTGCTCAAATCGGCTCTATCGAACATAATCACCTATCTCTATACGAGCCCAAGCCCAGAAACCTCCCAATCTTCCCGGCCATGCAAGGTCCATTTCAAACCATGTTTGCCCGGAACCCGGTCAGTCACAGTGATCATTCGTGACTTTTCTGGGGTAGCACACACCACTTCCATCGACCTTGACTCTGATCAcaaagaaatatatttttCCTTGTCGTACATCGCTCATGCCGCTACTTTTGAAGACACCAGGCGCGAGCTCGTCGGGGTCTTGACGCACGAGCTTGTGCACTGCTATCAACACACCTCTCCGCCAGACCACGACACAGCTCCCTACCCACCTTCAGGTCTGATAGAGGGCATAGCGGACTTTGTACGCTTGAAGGCTGGTTTGTCCCCGCCTCATTGGACCCGTCCACTTTGCAGTTCCGATCTCCCTGGTTCGTGGAATCAGGGATACCAGCATACTGCGTTTTTCTTGGAATGGATCGAAGATGTCAAGGTCGGATGTGGTGCTATCGGTATGTTAAATGATAGATTGTTCAGGACAGGATATGTCGGTGAAGGGGAGAATGCTGGCACATCCACTACCAAATCATTCTGGAAAGGGCTCTTCGGTGTTCCGGTCCTCGAACTCTGGGAAGACTATGGCCGGTACCTTGACAATAAAGGGGGGGAATGTTAA